Proteins from a genomic interval of Brucella melitensis bv. 1 str. 16M:
- a CDS encoding M3 family metallopeptidase codes for MSDKPPYNHALSEWNGPLGLPDFTAFKDEDFAPAFDVALAQDLAEVEAIAGQAGEPTIDNTLKALQLTGKALERVSSIFWLRAGAHTNNTIQALEREIAPKMSRHYSRIMMDPALFARIDALDENRDMLDLDSETRRVLEKTWKGFVRSGAKLDAAGKTELADINEKLAGLGARFGQNVLKDESGWALFITDEADLAGLPDFLKNAMQSAAAERGKPDAWAVTLSRSIVEPFLSFSQNRSLREQAFNAWAKRGENGGETDNREIVREMVDLRERKAHLLGYANFAAYKLDDTMAKTPKAVMDLLEPVWNKARAKAAEEEAELERLIAADGGNHKVAPWDWRFYAEKLRAERFAFDEAELKPYLQLDKIIEAAFDVAGRLFGIRFEEKKGIATWHPDVRVFQVFNADGSERGLFLGDYFARTSKRSGAWMSSLQSSHKLGNGQKPIIYNVMNFAKPKAGEPALLSLDDARTLFHEFGHALHGLLSDVTWPAVSGTAVSRDFVELPSQLYEHWLTVPAVLEKYAVHYRTGEAMPKALLDKVLAARTFNAGFNTVEFTSSALVDMAFHTGKEKIADPLAFEKQTLAKLSMPDAIIMRHRTPHFTHVFSGDGYSAGYYSYMWSEVLDADAFSAFEETGDAFNPELAAKLKQHIYAAGGSRDPEELYKAFRGKMPTPDAMIEKRGLN; via the coding sequence ATGTCCGACAAGCCCCCTTACAATCACGCGCTGAGCGAATGGAACGGACCGCTGGGCCTGCCGGATTTTACCGCCTTCAAGGACGAGGATTTTGCCCCCGCCTTCGATGTGGCGCTGGCGCAAGACCTGGCGGAAGTGGAAGCCATTGCCGGACAAGCAGGCGAACCGACCATCGACAATACGCTCAAAGCCCTGCAACTGACAGGCAAGGCGCTGGAGCGCGTTTCCTCCATTTTCTGGCTGCGCGCAGGCGCGCATACCAACAACACGATCCAGGCGCTGGAGCGCGAAATCGCACCGAAAATGTCGCGTCATTATTCGCGCATCATGATGGATCCCGCGCTTTTCGCCCGCATCGACGCGCTTGATGAAAATCGCGACATGCTGGACCTCGACAGCGAAACGAGGCGCGTTCTGGAAAAGACGTGGAAAGGTTTCGTCCGTTCCGGCGCAAAGCTCGATGCGGCAGGCAAGACAGAGCTTGCAGACATCAATGAGAAGCTTGCGGGGCTTGGTGCGCGCTTCGGCCAGAACGTGCTGAAGGATGAATCCGGCTGGGCGCTGTTTATCACCGACGAGGCCGATCTTGCCGGTCTGCCGGATTTCCTGAAAAACGCCATGCAGAGTGCTGCTGCCGAGCGCGGCAAGCCGGATGCATGGGCCGTCACGCTATCGCGCTCGATCGTTGAACCATTCCTTTCTTTCTCGCAGAACCGGAGCTTGCGCGAACAGGCGTTCAACGCCTGGGCAAAGCGTGGTGAAAATGGCGGCGAAACCGACAATCGCGAGATCGTGCGCGAGATGGTGGACTTGCGCGAACGCAAGGCCCATTTGCTCGGTTACGCCAATTTTGCCGCCTACAAGCTTGACGATACCATGGCCAAAACGCCGAAGGCCGTGATGGACCTGCTGGAGCCGGTCTGGAACAAGGCGCGCGCCAAAGCGGCGGAAGAGGAAGCGGAACTGGAGCGCCTGATCGCAGCCGATGGCGGTAACCACAAGGTCGCGCCATGGGACTGGCGCTTCTATGCCGAAAAGCTGCGCGCCGAACGCTTCGCCTTCGATGAGGCAGAACTGAAGCCCTATCTTCAGCTAGACAAGATTATCGAAGCCGCTTTCGACGTGGCAGGCCGCCTGTTCGGCATCCGCTTTGAGGAAAAGAAGGGCATTGCGACATGGCACCCGGATGTGCGGGTGTTTCAGGTTTTCAATGCCGATGGCAGCGAACGCGGCCTGTTCCTCGGCGATTATTTCGCCCGCACCTCGAAGCGCTCTGGCGCATGGATGAGCTCGCTGCAATCGAGCCACAAGCTTGGCAACGGGCAGAAGCCGATCATCTACAATGTGATGAATTTCGCCAAGCCCAAGGCGGGCGAACCGGCCCTGCTCTCGCTTGATGATGCGCGCACGCTGTTCCACGAGTTCGGCCATGCGCTGCATGGGCTCTTATCGGATGTGACATGGCCTGCCGTTTCCGGCACCGCCGTCTCGCGCGATTTCGTGGAACTGCCATCGCAGCTTTACGAACACTGGCTGACCGTTCCAGCCGTTCTCGAAAAATACGCCGTGCACTATCGCACCGGCGAAGCCATGCCGAAGGCGCTTCTCGACAAGGTGCTTGCCGCACGCACCTTCAATGCGGGCTTCAACACAGTGGAGTTTACCTCATCCGCCTTGGTGGACATGGCCTTCCACACCGGCAAGGAAAAGATTGCCGACCCACTGGCTTTTGAAAAGCAGACGCTGGCAAAGCTTTCCATGCCGGATGCAATCATCATGCGGCACCGCACGCCGCATTTTACCCACGTCTTCTCCGGCGACGGCTATTCGGCAGGCTACTATTCCTACATGTGGTCGGAAGTGCTGGATGCGGACGCTTTCTCGGCCTTTGAGGAGACCGGCGACGCCTTCAACCCGGAACTGGCGGCAAAGCTGAAACAGCATATCTATGCCGCTGGCGGCAGCCGCGACCCGGAAGAGCTTTACAAAGCCTTCCGCGGCAAGATGCCGACCCCGGACGCGATGATTGAAAAGCGTGGTTTGAATTAA
- the mgtE gene encoding magnesium transporter → MTGLKPDNNFFAEVLNVADLPAAAIASRITDMRTGDAVEIVNELDADDAVAVIAQLSHDDAIRLLDQPELHRAAEIVAALQPGLASLLLDGMSADRATDVFQELEDVDRARLFPILAPETKAALKKLMGYPPNTAGSLMTIEFIAVPSNWTVGQTLDHIRKVERTRETVYAIYVVDPLSRVLLGVVSLRRLIIRQPDEPILSIARDDEPITISPLASREEVARLFRKHDLLAVPVVDEGRHIIGIVTVDDVLDAMTEEASADAYRFGGMEALDKPYMRIGFGEMLKKRAGWLGILFLGEMLTASAMQHFEAELEKALVLTLFIPLIMSSGGNSGSQATSLIIRALALQEIKLKDWWRVALREIPSGLALGGFLGFIGIIRITTWQTLGIYDYGEHWILVAFTVGMALVSIVTFGSLTGSMLPFVLQRLGFDPASASAPFVATLVDVTGLVIYFSVALVILSGTLL, encoded by the coding sequence ATGACCGGACTTAAGCCCGACAACAACTTCTTTGCGGAAGTGCTCAACGTTGCCGACCTCCCTGCTGCCGCCATTGCAAGCCGCATCACGGATATGCGCACCGGCGACGCAGTTGAAATCGTCAACGAACTGGATGCCGATGATGCAGTCGCCGTCATTGCCCAGCTTTCGCACGACGACGCCATCCGCCTGCTGGACCAGCCGGAACTGCATCGCGCGGCCGAAATCGTCGCAGCGCTCCAGCCCGGTCTCGCAAGCCTCCTGCTCGACGGTATGTCGGCCGACCGCGCCACTGACGTTTTTCAGGAACTCGAAGACGTCGACCGCGCCCGTCTGTTTCCCATTCTCGCGCCTGAAACGAAGGCTGCGCTGAAAAAGCTGATGGGCTATCCGCCGAATACGGCAGGGTCGCTCATGACCATCGAATTCATCGCTGTGCCTTCCAACTGGACTGTCGGCCAGACGCTGGACCATATCCGCAAGGTCGAGCGCACCCGCGAGACGGTTTATGCGATCTATGTCGTCGATCCGTTGAGCCGCGTCCTGTTGGGCGTGGTCAGCCTGCGCCGCCTCATCATCCGCCAGCCGGATGAGCCGATCCTGTCGATCGCCCGTGATGACGAGCCGATCACCATTTCGCCGCTGGCAAGCCGCGAGGAAGTGGCGCGGCTTTTCCGCAAGCACGACCTTCTGGCCGTGCCGGTGGTGGATGAAGGCCGTCATATCATTGGCATCGTGACGGTCGATGATGTGCTGGACGCCATGACGGAAGAGGCAAGCGCGGACGCTTATCGGTTTGGCGGCATGGAGGCGCTGGACAAGCCCTATATGCGTATCGGTTTCGGCGAAATGCTGAAAAAGCGCGCCGGCTGGCTCGGCATTCTGTTCCTTGGCGAAATGTTGACGGCAAGCGCCATGCAGCATTTCGAGGCGGAACTGGAAAAAGCCCTGGTGCTCACCCTGTTCATTCCGCTTATCATGTCTTCGGGCGGCAATTCCGGTTCGCAGGCCACGTCGCTCATCATCCGCGCGCTGGCTTTGCAGGAAATCAAGCTTAAGGACTGGTGGCGGGTTGCGTTGCGCGAAATACCTTCCGGTCTTGCACTTGGCGGTTTTCTGGGCTTCATCGGCATTATTCGCATCACCACATGGCAGACGCTCGGTATTTACGACTATGGCGAACACTGGATTCTGGTGGCGTTTACGGTCGGCATGGCGCTCGTCAGCATTGTGACATTCGGCTCGCTGACCGGCTCAATGCTGCCTTTTGTGCTGCAAAGGCTGGGCTTTGATCCTGCAAGCGCGTCTGCGCCTTTCGTGGCGACATTGGTGGATGTGACGGGCCTCGTGATCTATTTCAGCGTTGCGCTGGTCATTCTGTCGGGCACGCTTTTATAA
- a CDS encoding VOC family protein has protein sequence MAVRRIVANISASDPAAARRFYGDLLGLDVAMDFGWIVTYAGDAEARVQVSVMSEGGAGTPVPDLSIEVDDVDAVLERAIALGFSIEYGPADEEWGVRRFYTRDSYGRLVNILTHKH, from the coding sequence ATGGCTGTCCGCCGCATCGTTGCCAATATTTCCGCCAGTGATCCTGCGGCAGCAAGGCGCTTCTATGGCGACTTGCTGGGCCTTGATGTGGCGATGGATTTCGGTTGGATCGTCACCTATGCAGGCGATGCCGAGGCGCGGGTACAGGTAAGCGTCATGAGCGAGGGCGGCGCGGGAACGCCGGTGCCCGATCTCTCCATTGAGGTGGATGATGTCGATGCTGTGCTGGAGCGCGCCATCGCGCTTGGATTTTCCATCGAATATGGTCCGGCTGATGAGGAATGGGGCGTGCGTCGTTTCTACACGCGCGACTCTTATGGGCGCCTCGTGAATATTCTGACCCACAAGCATTGA
- a CDS encoding MarR family winged helix-turn-helix transcriptional regulator: MMHKKPDTNLDLADMLCFAVYSTANALSRAYQPILAPLDLTYPQFLVMLVLWERDDCTVSEIGARLNLDSGTLTPLLKRLEAAGRITRRRDPRDERQVRITLTDEGRKLREQAESVPEQIMCATGQPVSELQDLRNRLMKIRNHLTADGKK; this comes from the coding sequence ATGATGCACAAGAAGCCGGACACAAACCTCGACCTTGCGGACATGCTTTGCTTTGCGGTCTACTCGACCGCAAATGCGTTAAGCCGCGCCTATCAGCCGATCCTGGCGCCCCTAGACCTGACCTATCCGCAATTTCTGGTTATGCTGGTTCTGTGGGAGCGGGATGATTGCACGGTTTCCGAAATCGGCGCACGGCTCAATCTCGATTCCGGCACCCTGACCCCGCTTCTCAAGAGATTGGAAGCGGCAGGGCGCATTACGCGCCGCCGCGACCCGCGCGACGAGCGACAGGTGCGTATCACCCTTACCGATGAGGGGCGAAAATTGCGGGAACAGGCCGAAAGCGTGCCAGAGCAGATCATGTGCGCGACCGGCCAGCCGGTCTCCGAATTGCAGGATTTGCGCAACCGCCTGATGAAGATCAGAAACCATCTGACGGCAGACGGCAAGAAATAA
- a CDS encoding metallopeptidase family protein, with protein MAREDQSGDWAGRFSPSLDEIESIAIDALAHLPQEFRALCGDIIIQIGDFPEDQIIEDMGLETPFDLLGLFEGRGIGERFSLQTGEGPNRITLYRRAILDYWAEHDETLGDIISHVLIHEIGHHFGLSDDDMENIESQAE; from the coding sequence ATGGCCCGAGAAGATCAAAGTGGCGACTGGGCGGGACGATTTTCGCCCTCGCTGGACGAAATAGAATCTATCGCGATTGACGCTCTTGCACATCTGCCGCAAGAGTTTCGTGCGTTGTGCGGCGATATCATCATCCAGATTGGCGATTTTCCCGAAGACCAGATCATTGAGGATATGGGGCTGGAAACGCCCTTCGACCTGCTCGGCCTTTTTGAAGGGCGCGGCATCGGCGAACGGTTCAGCCTGCAAACCGGCGAAGGCCCGAACCGCATCACGCTCTACCGCCGCGCGATCCTCGATTACTGGGCAGAACATGACGAAACGCTGGGCGATATCATCTCCCATGTCCTCATCCATGAAATCGGCCATCATTTCGGCCTCTCGGATGATGATATGGAAAATATCGAATCCCAGGCGGAATAA
- a CDS encoding IMPACT family protein translates to MFTISRVETFSQEIKKSRFLAIAAPVASEEAAKDFLHEYSDLSATHNCWAWRMGQNYRFSDDGEPSGTAGKPILQAIDGQQLDNIVVVVTRWFGGILLGSGGLMRAYGGTAASCLRQAEKTEVIALVGFALACDFSDHALLKARLTAVKNVAILQENFTATGVEMTGAMPIAAKDDLSRLVSDLTRGKTIITFDE, encoded by the coding sequence ATGTTCACCATCAGCCGCGTCGAAACCTTTAGCCAGGAGATTAAGAAAAGCCGCTTTCTGGCTATTGCCGCGCCGGTTGCGAGCGAAGAGGCGGCGAAGGATTTTCTGCACGAATATTCCGATCTTTCCGCAACGCATAATTGCTGGGCCTGGCGCATGGGGCAGAATTATCGTTTCAGTGACGATGGGGAGCCGAGCGGCACAGCGGGTAAGCCGATCCTTCAGGCAATCGACGGCCAGCAGCTCGACAATATCGTGGTGGTGGTCACGCGCTGGTTCGGCGGCATTCTGCTTGGAAGCGGCGGCCTGATGCGGGCTTATGGCGGCACGGCGGCAAGCTGCCTGCGGCAAGCGGAAAAGACGGAGGTCATTGCGCTGGTGGGCTTTGCGCTTGCCTGTGATTTCTCCGATCATGCACTGCTGAAAGCCCGCCTGACTGCGGTGAAGAATGTCGCGATCCTACAGGAAAATTTTACCGCAACCGGCGTGGAAATGACGGGCGCTATGCCCATCGCCGCAAAAGACGACCTGTCGCGCCTTGTGAGCGACCTTACGCGCGGCAAGACGATTATCACGTTCGACGAATAG
- a CDS encoding class 1 fructose-bisphosphatase, which yields MTLVGNFSPLVLVGDSDRVEAETVGAYLDGWAGHDKVRLATANAIKAILSGAGRLVGRIARGYLPGDPGKLVGVNSDQDQQKSIDVGSHNLFVELLIAAGVASILSEEADLPVAGKADGLVAVAIDPLDGSGNVGLGAPLGTIFSIFPADVEEPFLQPGNRQIAAGYVSYGNSVDLGFSVGEGVIFATLDPVSGQFHITRRNVKLPERTSDLAFNASVQRHLSAGMQAYVNDAFLGKDGPRGRNFNMRWLGAAVGDMHRIMQRGGLFFYVNDSRPGYEKGRLRLVYEANPIAFLAREAGGKATDGSRPILDIVPQTYHERSALVFGVAEEVDILGEYFVK from the coding sequence ATGACATTGGTAGGTAATTTTTCTCCTCTGGTTCTGGTTGGCGATAGCGATCGCGTGGAAGCCGAAACCGTCGGCGCCTATCTCGATGGCTGGGCCGGGCATGATAAAGTGCGGCTCGCCACGGCCAACGCAATCAAGGCTATTCTTTCCGGTGCGGGCAGGCTTGTGGGCCGTATTGCGCGCGGATATCTGCCGGGCGATCCCGGCAAGCTTGTCGGGGTCAATAGTGACCAGGATCAGCAAAAGAGCATTGATGTCGGATCGCACAATCTATTCGTTGAGCTTCTGATTGCCGCTGGCGTGGCTTCCATTCTTTCCGAAGAAGCGGATCTGCCTGTAGCGGGCAAGGCCGATGGGCTGGTGGCTGTCGCCATCGATCCGCTCGACGGTTCGGGCAATGTGGGCCTCGGCGCGCCGCTTGGCACGATTTTCTCGATTTTCCCCGCCGATGTGGAAGAACCCTTCCTCCAGCCCGGCAATCGCCAGATTGCCGCCGGCTATGTTTCATACGGCAATTCGGTCGATCTCGGCTTTTCGGTTGGGGAGGGCGTGATCTTCGCGACGCTTGATCCGGTGAGCGGCCAGTTCCACATTACGCGGCGCAATGTGAAGCTGCCGGAACGCACATCCGATCTGGCGTTCAACGCCTCGGTCCAGCGGCATCTGTCGGCGGGCATGCAGGCCTATGTCAACGACGCCTTCCTTGGCAAGGATGGTCCGCGCGGGCGTAACTTCAACATGCGCTGGCTCGGCGCTGCGGTGGGCGACATGCACCGCATCATGCAGCGCGGCGGCCTGTTTTTCTATGTGAACGACAGCCGCCCCGGCTATGAGAAGGGCCGCCTGCGGCTGGTTTACGAAGCCAATCCGATTGCTTTCCTCGCCCGTGAAGCGGGGGGCAAGGCGACGGATGGTTCGAGACCTATTCTCGATATCGTTCCGCAAACCTATCACGAGCGCAGTGCGCTGGTGTTCGGCGTGGCCGAAGAGGTGGATATCCTCGGCGAATATTTCGTGAAATAA
- the typA gene encoding translational GTPase TypA yields MELRNIAIIAHVDHGKTTLVDELLKQSGSFRENQRVAERMMDSNDIEKERGITILAKATSVVWKNTRINIVDTPGHADFGGEVERILSMVDGAIVLVDAAEGPMPQTKFVVGKALKVGLKPIVAINKIDRPDGRHEEVVNEVFDLFANLDATDEQLDFPILYGSGRNGWMALSPEGPKDQGLAPLFDLVLKHVPAPKVAEGPFRMIGTILEADPFLGRIITGRIHSGSIKPNQAVKVLGQDGSVLENGRISKILAFRGIERQAIDEAHAGDIVAIAGLSKGTVADTFCDPSVSEPLAAQPIDPPTVTMSFIVNDSPYAGTEGDKVTSRVIRDRLLKEAEGNVALKIEESTEKDSFFVSGRGELQLAVLIENMRREGFELGVSRPRVVMKDGENGEKLEPVEEVVIDVDEEYSGTVVQKMSERKAEMVELRPSGGNRVRLVFYAPTRGLIGYQSELLTDTRGTAIMNRLFHDYQPYKGEIAGRNNGVLISNDQGEAVAYALFNLEDRGPMIIEAGVKVYQGMLIGIHSRDNDLEVNVLKGKKLTNIRAAGKDEAVKLTPPIKMTLERALSWIQDDELVEVTPKSIRLRKLYLDPNERKRFEKSKSSSAA; encoded by the coding sequence ATGGAATTGCGTAATATCGCTATTATCGCACACGTCGATCATGGCAAAACCACACTGGTCGATGAACTCCTGAAGCAGTCCGGCTCGTTCCGCGAGAACCAGCGCGTTGCAGAACGCATGATGGACTCGAACGATATCGAAAAGGAACGCGGGATCACCATTCTCGCCAAGGCGACCTCGGTTGTCTGGAAAAATACCCGTATCAATATCGTCGATACGCCGGGCCACGCCGATTTCGGCGGTGAAGTCGAGCGTATCCTTTCGATGGTCGATGGCGCCATCGTTCTCGTCGATGCTGCCGAAGGCCCGATGCCGCAGACGAAATTCGTCGTCGGCAAGGCGCTGAAGGTCGGCCTCAAGCCTATCGTTGCGATCAACAAGATCGACCGTCCCGATGGCCGCCATGAAGAAGTGGTCAACGAAGTGTTCGACCTCTTTGCCAATCTGGACGCTACCGACGAACAGCTCGATTTCCCGATTCTCTATGGTTCCGGCCGCAATGGCTGGATGGCGCTGAGCCCGGAAGGCCCGAAGGATCAAGGTCTGGCTCCGCTGTTCGACCTCGTGCTGAAGCATGTTCCCGCGCCGAAGGTTGCCGAAGGCCCGTTCCGCATGATCGGCACGATTCTTGAAGCCGATCCGTTCCTCGGCCGCATCATCACCGGCCGTATCCATTCGGGCTCGATCAAGCCGAACCAGGCCGTCAAGGTTCTGGGTCAGGACGGTTCGGTGCTCGAAAACGGCCGTATCTCGAAAATCCTTGCCTTCCGTGGCATTGAGCGTCAGGCCATTGACGAAGCACATGCAGGCGATATCGTTGCCATTGCCGGTCTTTCCAAGGGCACTGTTGCCGACACTTTCTGCGATCCTTCGGTCAGCGAGCCGCTCGCCGCACAGCCGATCGATCCGCCGACTGTAACCATGTCCTTCATCGTCAACGACAGCCCCTATGCGGGCACCGAAGGCGACAAGGTGACGAGCCGTGTCATCCGTGACCGCCTGCTTAAGGAAGCCGAAGGCAATGTCGCGCTGAAGATCGAGGAATCGACCGAGAAGGATTCGTTCTTCGTTTCCGGTCGTGGTGAATTGCAGCTTGCGGTTCTGATCGAAAATATGCGCCGCGAAGGCTTCGAGCTTGGCGTTTCGCGCCCGCGCGTCGTCATGAAAGACGGAGAGAACGGCGAAAAGCTGGAGCCGGTGGAAGAAGTCGTCATCGACGTCGATGAGGAATATTCCGGCACGGTCGTGCAGAAGATGTCGGAGCGCAAGGCTGAAATGGTCGAGCTGCGTCCTTCGGGCGGCAACCGCGTGCGCCTGGTGTTCTACGCTCCGACCCGCGGCCTCATCGGCTATCAGTCGGAACTTTTGACCGATACGCGCGGCACGGCGATCATGAACCGCCTGTTCCACGATTATCAGCCCTATAAGGGCGAGATTGCAGGCCGCAACAACGGCGTTCTGATCTCCAACGATCAGGGTGAAGCTGTGGCTTACGCGCTGTTCAACCTTGAAGATCGCGGCCCGATGATTATCGAGGCTGGCGTCAAGGTCTATCAGGGCATGTTGATCGGCATCCATAGCCGTGACAACGATCTGGAAGTGAATGTGCTCAAGGGCAAGAAGCTCACCAATATCCGCGCCGCCGGCAAGGATGAAGCCGTGAAGCTTACCCCGCCGATCAAGATGACGCTGGAACGCGCCCTGTCGTGGATTCAGGATGACGAACTGGTGGAAGTGACGCCGAAGTCGATCCGTCTTCGCAAGCTTTATCTCGATCCCAATGAGCGCAAGCGTTTTGAGAAGAGCAAGTCGTCGAGTGCTGCATAA
- the leuD gene encoding 3-isopropylmalate dehydratase small subunit, whose translation MDKFTKLTGVAAPLPIVNIDTDMIIPKDYLKTIKRTGLGKGLFAEMRFNEDGSENPDFVLNKPGYRKAQILVAGDNFGCGSSREHAPWALLDYGIRCVISTSFADIFYNNCFKNGILPIKVAQEDLDKLMDDASRGANATLTIDLETKQIHGPDGGTISFDLDDFKRHCLLNGLDDIGLTMEKAKSIDTFEAKNAEERPWA comes from the coding sequence ATGGATAAGTTCACCAAGCTCACGGGCGTCGCGGCCCCCCTGCCGATTGTCAATATCGACACGGACATGATCATTCCGAAGGATTACCTGAAGACGATCAAGCGCACCGGGCTTGGCAAGGGCCTTTTCGCCGAAATGCGCTTCAATGAAGACGGGTCTGAAAACCCGGATTTCGTGCTGAACAAGCCCGGCTACCGCAAGGCGCAGATTCTCGTCGCCGGCGACAATTTCGGTTGCGGCTCTTCGCGCGAACATGCGCCATGGGCTCTGCTCGACTACGGCATCCGCTGCGTGATCTCGACCTCATTTGCCGATATTTTCTACAATAATTGCTTCAAGAACGGCATCCTGCCGATCAAGGTCGCCCAAGAAGATCTGGACAAGCTGATGGACGACGCTTCGCGCGGCGCAAATGCGACGCTGACCATCGATCTCGAAACCAAGCAGATTCATGGCCCCGATGGCGGCACGATCTCTTTCGATCTCGACGATTTCAAGCGCCATTGCCTGTTGAACGGCCTCGACGATATCGGCCTGACCATGGAAAAGGCGAAGAGCATCGACACGTTCGAGGCGAAGAACGCTGAAGAACGCCCCTGGGCATGA
- a CDS encoding HpcH/HpaI aldolase/citrate lyase family protein, with the protein MALNKMSVVLPPVSFQTISGLGPQLFSVLALWGCSVHKSGMKTIVRPRRSVLFVPAANTRALEKSLTLSADCVIYDLEDSVAPEAKAAAREALAAHLSAHPKVAFERIVRVNAADTPWGRDDVAAVAKMAVNAVLLPKVERPQDVIEAANHLDRQDADPAMGVWAMIETPRGILNVDEIAVLGHRSAVRLACFVVGPNDIARETGLRSQPGRPYLAPWLMQIVLAARAGGIAVLDGVYNDFRDSAGFEAECAQGAAMGFDGKTLIHPGQIEAANRAFSPTEEEVAHARAVREIFARPENAGKGVVSLDGQMVERLHLEMAERILAKAGINL; encoded by the coding sequence ATGGCGCTCAATAAAATGTCCGTCGTCCTGCCGCCGGTCAGCTTTCAAACTATTTCAGGGCTTGGCCCCCAACTATTCTCGGTGCTTGCGCTGTGGGGCTGTTCGGTGCACAAATCGGGCATGAAAACAATTGTTCGTCCCCGTCGTTCCGTCCTGTTTGTTCCTGCCGCAAATACGCGGGCATTGGAAAAATCGCTGACGCTTTCCGCCGATTGCGTGATCTATGATCTGGAGGATTCGGTTGCGCCGGAGGCGAAGGCTGCGGCCCGCGAGGCACTTGCAGCGCATCTTTCGGCCCATCCGAAAGTTGCTTTCGAGCGGATCGTGCGGGTCAATGCGGCAGACACCCCATGGGGCAGGGACGATGTTGCGGCTGTGGCGAAAATGGCTGTAAACGCCGTCCTTTTGCCGAAGGTGGAGCGCCCGCAGGATGTGATCGAGGCCGCCAATCATCTCGACCGGCAGGATGCCGATCCCGCCATGGGCGTATGGGCCATGATCGAAACACCGCGCGGCATTTTGAATGTCGATGAGATTGCTGTTCTGGGGCATCGCTCGGCGGTGCGGCTTGCCTGTTTTGTGGTAGGGCCGAACGATATCGCGCGGGAAACCGGGCTTCGCTCACAGCCGGGACGCCCTTATCTGGCGCCGTGGCTGATGCAGATTGTGCTTGCGGCGCGCGCTGGCGGCATTGCGGTGCTGGATGGCGTTTATAATGATTTTCGTGATAGCGCTGGCTTCGAGGCCGAATGTGCGCAGGGCGCGGCCATGGGTTTTGACGGCAAGACGCTGATCCATCCGGGCCAGATCGAAGCGGCCAATCGCGCCTTCTCACCGACGGAGGAGGAAGTGGCCCATGCGCGCGCAGTGCGCGAGATTTTTGCCCGGCCGGAAAATGCCGGCAAGGGCGTCGTTTCGCTGGACGGGCAAATGGTCGAGCGCCTGCATCTGGAAATGGCCGAACGGATTCTCGCGAAGGCTGGTATAAATCTGTAA
- a CDS encoding DUF1737 domain-containing protein codes for MKLYRFITGPDDSAFCHRVTAALNKGWQLYGSPTYAFNAATGVMHCGQPVVKEVDGVDYTPDIKLGEY; via the coding sequence ATGAAATTATACCGTTTCATCACCGGGCCGGACGATTCCGCTTTCTGTCATCGTGTGACGGCGGCGCTGAACAAGGGCTGGCAGCTTTATGGCTCGCCCACCTATGCCTTCAATGCCGCAACTGGCGTCATGCATTGCGGCCAGCCGGTGGTGAAGGAAGTTGATGGCGTCGATTACACGCCGGATATCAAGCTCGGCGAATATTGA
- a CDS encoding organic hydroperoxide resistance protein, translating into MPILYTTQSTATGGRTGSAKTADGRLSVVLDTPKELGGQGGEGTNPEQLFASGYAACFLGALKFAAAKEKISIPAESTVTATVGIGPREDGTGFGLDVALSIALPGIDKAKAEELVQAAHIVCPYSHATRGNLDVRLSVA; encoded by the coding sequence ATGCCAATTCTTTACACGACCCAGTCCACGGCAACCGGTGGCCGCACGGGCAGCGCCAAGACCGCCGATGGGCGCCTCAGCGTCGTTCTCGACACGCCGAAGGAACTTGGCGGGCAGGGCGGTGAAGGCACCAATCCCGAACAGCTTTTTGCTTCCGGCTATGCTGCCTGCTTTCTCGGGGCGCTGAAATTCGCGGCGGCGAAAGAAAAGATTTCGATCCCCGCTGAAAGCACCGTGACCGCGACAGTTGGCATCGGCCCGCGCGAGGATGGCACCGGTTTCGGCCTTGACGTGGCGCTGTCAATTGCTCTTCCTGGCATCGACAAGGCAAAGGCGGAGGAGCTGGTGCAGGCCGCCCACATCGTTTGCCCCTATTCGCACGCGACGCGGGGCAATCTCGACGTTCGCCTGAGCGTAGCCTGA